In Streptomyces sp. TLI_146, the genomic stretch CTCCGGCGCCCTCGACCTGATCGTCATCGACTCCGTCGCCGCCCTGGTGCCGCGCGCGGAGATCGAGGGCGAGATGGGCGACTCGCACGTGGGCCTCCAGGCCCGCCTGATGAGCCAGGCGCTCCGGAAGATCACCAGTGCGCTCAACCAGTCCAAGACCACCGCGATCTTCATCAACCAGCTCCGCGAGAAGATCGGCGTGATGTTCGGCTCGCCGGAGACCACGACCGGTGGCCGCGCCCTGAAGTTCTACGCCTCGGTGCGCCTCGACATCCGCCGCATCGAGACCCTCAAGGACGGCACCGACGCGGTCGGCAACCGCACCCGCGTCAAGGTCGTCAAGAACAAGGTCGCGCCGCCCTTCAAGCAGGCCGAGTTCGACATCCTCTACGGCCAGGGCATCAGCCGCGAGGGCGGTCTGATCGACATGGGCGTCGAGCACGGCTTCGTCCGCAAGGCCGGCGCCTGGTACACGTACGAGGGCGACCAGCTCGGCCAGGGCAAGGAGAACGCCCGCAACTTCCTGAAGGACAACCCCGACCTCGCCAACGAGATCGAGAAGAAGATCAAGGAGAAGCTGGGCGTCGGCGTCCGGCCCGAGGAGCCCAAGGCCGAGCCCGGCCCGGACGCGGCCGGTGCGACCTCGGAGGCGGAGGCGGCATCCGTGCCCGCCCCGGCCACCAAGGCCAAGACGGCCAAGGCCGCCGCTGCCAAGAGCTAGACCATGACACGCAGGACCGAATGGGCCGAGCCGGACGGGACGGGCCCCGACCGGGCCCGGTCCGGGCGGCCGGGCCCGAAGCGGGCCGGCTCCC encodes the following:
- the recA gene encoding recombinase RecA → MAGTDREKALDAALAQIERQFGKGAVMRLGERPNEPIEVIPTGSTALDVALGVGGLPRGRVVEVYGPESSGKTTLTLHAVANAQKAGGQVAFVDAEHALDPEYAKKLGVDIDNLILSQPDNGEQALEIVDMLVRSGALDLIVIDSVAALVPRAEIEGEMGDSHVGLQARLMSQALRKITSALNQSKTTAIFINQLREKIGVMFGSPETTTGGRALKFYASVRLDIRRIETLKDGTDAVGNRTRVKVVKNKVAPPFKQAEFDILYGQGISREGGLIDMGVEHGFVRKAGAWYTYEGDQLGQGKENARNFLKDNPDLANEIEKKIKEKLGVGVRPEEPKAEPGPDAAGATSEAEAASVPAPATKAKTAKAAAAKS